Proteins co-encoded in one Anabas testudineus chromosome 8, fAnaTes1.2, whole genome shotgun sequence genomic window:
- the LOC113170666 gene encoding retinoic acid-induced protein 1 isoform X2: MQSFRERSGGYHSNQPCYQQEPHELSRLETYRQHPHHPHPQHPHPGPGPHPGPGPGHARSGYEAHSLANPSSMPPAGGPEGPKDCYSQQAYGGYPGNGGGNGNGNRGSAPSQAKKSFRGNKVPPPNPSQHLQGPGGYGNHMGPGNYSAQYMSEGHLQQKWEDPSQIAQYDQEMVGRMEASGTPAPGSSQYMDQNILGHSQTQCHPPSTPAYTSPHHQSHPPNPAPSPLMYPQSHLHYPQHSPSPAPYMEKCSPMPHCYKGYNMPPNSQFGRQMSSHSNLKQGGYRSAQNSYGYQQPPSRGYEQQPTLQAMANPQEPHPKYQHYSQPQQNYCLSELSVRSPEQYYQTCSPSSSHSPARSVGRSPSYSSTPSPLMTNPESFQYGQPPMTPGAASSSSSSSAGMQEQASTNTMLMPPRSHPSPNVPHATSHSYTTTPQVPTMKERFSEKLLSNPSLWSLNALTSQVENISNNVQQLLLSEALVANKKGSKRSSGGSNSSAGNGASSKKGEEYRSPPYADGGCGGVGGGPMQDPYSTPQHQPMPMELHEGGYSSSSDEHLERGYYYCGQGRSPAQALNNTQLSLDTASSCSMTSPDDMSTRSGDSGLHNLTPDLTRCPSGHGGDGMSTPVKSIGDERSPTSIMIPSPMKQERDSPSTIQHITEPVKENFEESAWTEKSADKDETTTERNTECETDSDRTKSTEKLKKWTDEEKCRDLYSKANKEMTEKSFAYEDMVYQGVQTSVEQSPAALSDSSHKEQEMKSEAFKSESPTVSESSVKTLPFISRADLEQDQYSTEKDDSSENTSPTPQVEALDESNSDKRESRDEEDEEQGEGEEEDNKEKEEIQKQQKHSLSPPLSEEVREQLGEGEKVSQSLTEEHMNNRDVLEKPTVDLCSRKDSQSTELHTNNEFAGPLAHPNAAAATAAGDASARESAIGDIAPQPQSAMPVFSARNDKTAPPAQARDHIDHSDAKVLEPDSPQLPGKSILPSAPSWADTPPSPKKGDEDMEPGISCASAVTPLAKSEPVAPSAQPRTFGRKHARGRRRIMHSGVGIRRQLSLEREGEKEEEGAPSPTQKPCMPPGKTVLFSDQTDLAHQESIVSQMPKMVTDSFRSRMCTRSFNAPDLPVKVEPHVKRKPGPKPGSKPGTKPGPKPGPKPGPKPGAKPGPKPGPKPGLKPGPKPGSKPGPKPGPKPVSNETELALKIETPVKRKPGPKPGSKPGTKPGLKPGPKPALKPGPKPGPKPGPKSADVMPSTDSAPIKASVGRPKGSISKAKQVQQESTEPLTGLQSRGRKSIKATISQVNQDVKSVNQEEKQANHEAKAPEKESKNMVLRSRKPSQEKLAKEKIEEDVLPQPQTEIKSCDISLEEEEPVVEEQIITYIQSAVKNTEAPADPPATLSPPAPPEQSEQKTSHPLKRKPSPDISTTPIKKKRGPKPKQKPLPLQAPLLEQVTSTAKEKCVRGPKRKRGPPKKVSVVTPQTKDSLPNISESDITSDVPVVPPQCLTKTKVLPPRKGRGQKYEAMVQKITSPSSKKHLPVPQTDSNLTDDVTAKALSQHVLKEGETSMLINSTEMVEGEVKSIECRQEGVKQHKGAVRKEEMTQEREKHEMSEAVSTTEEVRREVEDEVVNKEETRNENIKLEMQQDVGASKDWHSVEAPVEVTVPGEWAQQASESVATAASKSARTKRKRWAMVESTDASVVALEAGSLIVTTPRLAKQRAIKNNHEMHLKQRRKKRKGQVLLEEDTVEETNTETAEQQQEGVEKKATPAESTVPLPINPDEITEAPQATITELMQKPRRGRKPSLNSTKRKRGKASSEHIPGMPVKVHKKPGPKPGMKDAMEVIEAVVRAAGCEQAEKEEREKEERERRERENEQQQKTCIVGPVVTISEKRTETISVKRIRRRPIHQNSRLSFCPYVRIINSRDFSSWCAIVNKPEDAVIFQRRRKKGILRMKNPFTVAKTVPHTAAMLQGPLVNKSITGRCLTCCLCRKPANYRDLGDLCGPYYAEDGVPRKILTIGHTESLREKSEKTNDSSSTSEEPGDCSKNEGEGSTEKEGGTEESTQESSSSRHHHWRYRRAERTARMGQEGCPRRLTLRERFKRIQQLQASTAASGGLESSDSTFQRLQEEAEAKEHWAHENCTIWTKGIIMVAGRLYGLKEAANNSAKTSCYKCQIVGASLSCCWRGCSHKYHYVCAKEIGCTFHEDDFSIKCPKHEDL; the protein is encoded by the exons ATGCAGTCCTTCCGTGAGCGCAGCGGTGGTTACCACAGCAACCAGCCCTGCTACCAGCAGGAACCCCACGAATTATCCCGCCTGGAGACCTACCGGCAACACCCGCATCATCCCCACCCCCAGCACCCACACCCAGGCCCTGGTCCACATCCAGGCCCAGGCCCAGGGCACGCCAGGTCAGGTTATGAAGCTCATTCGCTGGCAAACCCCTCGAGCATGCCTCCAGCTGGAGGACCAGAAGGACCCAAGGACTGTTACAGCCAGCAAGCCTATGGTGGTTACCCAGGCAATGGTGGAGGGAATGGGAATGGAAATCGAGGTTCAGCACCTTCACAGGCAAAGAAATCCTTCAGAGGAAACAAAGTTCCTCCACCAAATCCCAGTCAGCACCTGCAGGGTCCTGGGGGCTATGGTAACCACATGGGTCCTGGGAATTACTCTGCTCAATATATGAGTGAGGGTCACCTCCAGCAGAAATGGGAGGACCCTTCCCAAATAGCACAGTATGACCAGGAGATGGTGGGCCGTATGGAGGCTAGTGGAACTCCTGCACCTGGTTCCTCCCAGTACATGGACCAGAACATCCTGGGCCACTCCCAGACCCAGTGCCATCCGCCCTCCACTCCTGCCTATACCAGTCCACACCACCAGTCCCATCCACCTAACCCTGCCCCCTCTCCTCTCATGTACCCCCAGAGTCACCTGCACTACCCCCAGCACTCACCCTCACCTGCACCATACATGGAAAAGTGCAGCCCTATGCCTCACTGTTACAAAGGTTACAACATGCCTCCAAATTCCCAGTTTGGCAGACAAATGAGCAGCCACAGCAATCTGAAGCAGGGGGGTTACAGGTCCGCTCAGAACAGCTACGGCTACCAGCAGCCCCCTTCCAGAGGTTATGAGCAGCAGCCCACTTTACAGGCCATGGCCAACCCCCAGGAGCCTCACCCCAAATACCAACACTACAGTCAACCCCAGCAAAACTACTGTCTCTCAGAACTGTCTGTCAGATCACCAGAACAGTATTATCAGACTTGTAGCCCCTCCTCAAGCCACTCCCCTGCACGCTCTGTAGGGCGCTCCCCCTCCTACAGTTCCACCCCTTCACCACTAATGACCAATCCAGAGTCATTCCAGTATGGCCAACCTCCCATGACCCCTGGGGCagcctcttcctcttcctcctcttcagctgGTATGCAGGAGCAAGCCAGTACCAACACCATGTTGATGCCCCCACGCTCACACCCCTCACCCAATGTGCCCCACGCAACCTCCCACAGCTACACTACCACACCACAGGTCCCCACCATGAAAGAACGTTTCTCAGAAAAATTGTTATCAAACCCCAGCTTGTGGAGCCTAAATGCCCTCACCTCTCAGGTAGAGAATATCTCAAATAAcgtccagcagctgctgctttcaGAGGCCCTGGTGGCCAACAAGAAAGGCAGTAAGCGCAGCAGTGGAGGGAGCAACAGCAGTGCTGGAAATGGAGCATCCTCCAAAAAAGGTGAGGAGTACAGAAGTCCTCCATATGCAGATGGTGGttgtggtggtgttggtggaggCCCCATGCAGGACCCTTATTCTACCCCACAGCACCAGCCAATGCCTATGGAACTCCATGAAGGGGGCTACTCCAGCAGTAGTGATGAACACCTGGAACGGGGATATTATTACTGTGGCCAAGGCAGAAGTCCAGCACAGGCCCTAAACAACACACAACTCAGCCTCGACACAGCCTCTTCATGCTCCATGACATCGCCAGATGATATGTCCACCAGATCTGGGGACTCAGGTCTGCACAACCTTACCCCTGACCTTACTAGATGTCCATCGGGGCATGGAGGAGACGGCATGAGTACTCCAGTGAAGAGCATTGGTGATGAAAGATCGCCTACAAGTATCATGATTCCCAGTCCTATGAAACAAGAAAGGGACTCACCTTCAACCATACAGCATATCACTGAGCCTGTGAAAGAGAACTTTGAAGAATCAGCATGGACAGAAAAATCAGCTGACAAAGACGAGACgacaacagaaagaaatactGAATGTGAGACAGATTCAGACAGAACAAAATCTacagagaagctgaagaaaTGGACAGATGAAGAGAAATGTCGAGACCTTtacagcaaagcaaacaaagagaTGACAGAAAAAAGTTTTGCCTATGAGGATATGGTGTACCAAGGAGTCCAGACCTCAGTTGAACAGTCCCCAGCAGCTCTCTCTGACTCCAGCCACAAGGAACAAGAGATGAAATCAGAGGCATTCAAATCTGAGTCTCCAACTGTGTCTGAGAGCTCTGTGAAAACATTGCCTTTCATTTCTAGGGCTGACCTTGAGCAGGATCAATATTCTACAGAGAAAGACGACAGCTCAGAGAACACCTCTCCTACACCCCAAGTTGAAGCCTTGGATGAAAGCAATTCAGACAAGAGGGAGAGCAGAGATGAGGAGGACGAAGAGCAgggggaaggagaggaagaggacaataaagagaaggaagaaatacagaaacaacagaaacactctctttctcctcctctgtctgaagAGGTTAGGGAGCAACTGGGGGAGGGGGAGAAAGTGAGCCAATCTTTGACTGAGGAGCACATGAATAATAGAGATGTACTAGAGAAGCCCACTGTAGatctctgcagcagaaaagACAGTCAGAGCACTGAACTCCACACCAACAATGAGTTTGCAGGGCCACTTGCCCAtccaaatgcagcagcagcaacggCAGCAGGAGATGCTTCTGCAAGGGAGTCAGCTATTGGTGACATTGCTCCTCAGCCTCAGTCTGCTATGCCAGTCTTCTCTGCTCGCAATGACAAGACAGCACCTCCAGCTCAGGCCAGGGATCATATTGATCACAGTGATGCTAAAGTGCTGGAGCCAGACTCTCCTCAGCTGCCAGGGAAGTCGATACTTCCCTCAGCCCCCTCCTGGGCAGACACTCCACCTTCTCCAAAAAAGGGTGATGAGGACATGGAGCCAGGGATCAGCTGTGCCAGTGCAGTGACCCCCttggccaagtcagagcctGTGGCCCCATCTGCTCAGCCAAGGACATTTGGACGTAAGCATGCCAGGGGCAGAAGGAGAATCATGCATTCGGGTGTGGGAATCAGGAGACAGCTGAGTttagagagggagggggaaaaggaagaggaaggagcaCCCTCACCTACACAGAAACCTTGCATGCCTCCGGGCAAAACTGTACTATTTTCAGATCAAACGGACCTAGCTCATCAGGAGTCTATTGTGAGTCAGATGCCAAAAATGGTAACTGATAGTTTTCGTTCAAGGATGTGCACTCGCTCATTCAATGCACCAGACTTGCCTGTAAAAGTTGAGCCTCACGTGAAGAGAAAACCAGGCCCAAAGCCTGGGTCAAAGCCTGGGACCAAGCCAGGACCAAAACCCGGACCAAAACCAGGGCCAAAACCAGGAGCAAAGCCAGGGCCAAAACCAGGGCCTAAACCTGGTCTAAAGCCTGGACCAAAGCCTGGATCTAAACCAGGACCAAAACCAGGACCAAAGCCTGTGTCAAATGAAACAGAGCTGGCACTGAAAATTGAGACTCCTGTGAAACGAAAACCAGGCCCAAAACCTGGGTCAAAACCTGGGACAAAACCTGGACTAAAACCTGGTCCAAAGCCAGCTTTAAAGCCAGGTCCAAAGCCAGGACCTAAACCTGGACCCAAATCAGCAGATGTTATGCCTTCCACTGACAGTGCACCCATCAAGGCCTCAGTGGGTCGTCCCAAAGGTTCAATTTCTAAAGCAAAGCAGGTACAGCAAGAATCCACTGAACCTTTGACAGGACTGCAAAGCAGGGGCAGGAAGAGCATAAAAGCAACAATATCACAAGTAAACCAGGATGTAAAATCTGTAAACCAGGAAGAGAAACAAGCAAACCATGAGGCAAAAGCCCCAGAGAAGGAGAGTAAGAACATGGTCTTGAGATCCAGAAAGCCATCACAAGAAAAActtgcaaaagaaaaaatagaggAAGATGTTCTACCTCAGCCGCAAACAGAAATTAAGTCTTGTGATATTTCTCTAGAAGAAGAGGAACCAGTAGTAGAGGAGCAAATTATAACTTACATTCAGAGTGCAGTCAAAAACACAGAGGCTCCCGCAGATCCACCTGCAACACTTTCTCCACCAGCCCCTCCTGAACAATCTGAACAAAAGACATCACATCCATTAAAACGGAAACCTAGCCCAGACATTTCTACTACACccataaagaaaaagaggggTCCGAAGCCAAAACAAAAACCCTTACCCCTTCAAGCCCCTCTGTTGGAACAGGTGACCTCAACAGCTAAAGAAAAGTGTGTTCGCGGCCCCAAAAGAAAGAGAGGTCCACCCAAGAAAGTCTCTGTGGTCACTCCCCAAACCAAAGACAGTCTTCCCAACATCAGTGAATCTGACATTACTAGTGATGTGCCTGTTGTGCCACCTCAATGCCTGACTAAAACAAAAGTTCTCCCACCACGCAAAGGCAGAGGACAGAAATATGAGGCCATGGTGCAGAAAATTACATCTCCCAGCTCAAAGAAACACCTCCCAGTTCCTCAGACAGACAGCAATCTCACTGATGATGTGACAGCAAAGGCTTTGTCTCAACATGTCTTAAAGGAAGGTGAGACATCAATGCTCATAAATAGCACTGAGATGGTAGAGGGAGAAGTGAAAAGCATAGAGTGTAGACAAGAGGGAGTGAAACAACACAAAGGGGcagtgagaaaagaggagatgacacaagaaagagaaaagcatgAGATGAGTGAAGCAGTGTCAACGACAGAGGAGGTGAGGCGAGAGGTGGAAGACGAGGTTGTAAATAAAGAGGAgacaagaaatgaaaacataaaactagAGATGCAGCAAGATGTCGGAGCCAGCAAGGACTGGCATTCAGTAGAAGCCCCGGTAGAGGTCACGGTTCCAGGAGAGTGGGCACAACAGGCTTCAGAAAGTGTAGCTACAGCTGCCAGTAAGTCCGCCAGAACTAAAAGGAAGCGATGGGCTATGGTGGAGAGTACAGATGCCTCAGTAGTAGCCTTGGAAGCAGGGAGTCTAATAGTTACAACACCAAGGCTGGCCAAACAGAGGGCCATTAAAAACAACCATGAGATGCACCTAaaacagagaaggaagaaaagaaaaggacaagtcCTTTTAGAAGAAGACACAGTCGAGGAGACAAACACTGAGacagcagaacaacaacaggagGGTGTAGAAAAGAAGGCAACCCCTGCAGAGTCCACAGTACCTCTGCCAATCAACCCAGATGAAATCACAGAAGCCCCTCAGGCTACTATCACAGAACTAATGCAGAAACCTAGGAGAGGTAGAAAACCATCACTTAATTCAACCAAGAGGAAACGAGGCAAAGCATCATCAGAGCACATTCCTGGCATGCCAGTGAAGGTCCACAAAAAGCCTGGACCAAAGCCTGGGATGAAAGATGCCATGGAAGTTATAGAGGCAGTGGTAAGGGCTGCAGGATGTGAGCAGgctgaaaaagaagagagagaaaaagaagaaagggaaagaagagagagggaaaatgagcaacaacagaaaacatgtattgTCGGTCCTGTGGTGACAATATCAGAAAAACGGACCGAGACTATTTCTGTGAAAAGAATCAGACGCAGACCAATACATCAAAATTCAAGACTGTCGTTCTGTCCTTATGTGCGGATTATCAACTCCAGAGACTTTTCATCTTGGTGTGCTATAGTCAACAAGCCTGAGGATGCTGTAATATttcagagaaggagaaaaaagggcATTCTCAGAATGAAGAATCCTTTCACAGTTGCAAAAACAGTGCCACACACTGCTGCCATGTTACAGGGACCCTTGGTAAATAAAAGTATCACTGGCAGGTGTCTAACATGTTGCCTGTGTAGAAAGCCAGCAAATTACAGAGACTTAGGTGATTTGTGTGGACCCTACTACGCAGAGGATGGCGTTCCACGGAAAATTCTGACGATCGGGCACACAGAATCCCTCAGGGAAAAGTCAGAGAAGAccaatgacagcagcagcaccagtgaAGAGCCAGGCGACTGCTCAAAAAATGAGGGCGAGGGCAGCACCGAGAAGGAGGGTGGCACAGAAGAATCCACTCAAGAGAGCAGTAGCAGCAGGCACCACCATTGGCGCTACAGACGAGCAGAAAGAACAGCAAGAATGGGTCAAGAGGGTTGTCCACGAAGATTAACTCTCCGAGAGAGGTTTAAGAGGATCCAGCAGCTCCAGGCCAGCACAGCTGCCTCAGGTGGCCTTGAGAGCAGTGACAGCACGTTCCAAAGGCTACAAGAAGAGGCCGAGGCTAAAGAGCACTGGGCCCATGAAAACTGCACTATCTGGACCAAGGGGATAATTATGGTAGCTGGGAGGCTGTATGGACTGAAGGAGGCTGCCAACAACTCAGCCAAAACG AGCTGCTACAAGTGCCAGATTGTGGGGGCGTCCCTCAGCTGCTGTTGGAGAGGCTGCTCTCATAAATACCACTATGTCTGCGCCAAAGAGATAG GCTGCACGTTCCACGAGGATGACTTCTCCATCAAATGTCCTAAACATGag GACCTGTAA